The following proteins are encoded in a genomic region of Phycisphaerales bacterium:
- a CDS encoding glycosyltransferase, with amino-acid sequence MAPIRAEHEPDRPTTLPGGRGSPGVLLVEVGYEVCNPIGGIYQVLRSKAATMVDHWDDRYLMVGPYVPEQAALEMEPRRPTGWLARAVAALDDIGIACHTGRWLVPGRPRVVLLDNKLPAERINSEKFYLWQHDKVSSPSGDEMVDGVIAFADVTRHFMRAVDHAWRDQRPARRHPRRVMAHFHEWMGGLAIPLMKREEQPISTVFTTHATLLGRYLASSDDPPETVVGLDPAAEADRFGIRSRHDYERLAARDCDVMTTISPLTGVECEHLLGRKPDAILPNGLDIGRLSVGHEFQTLHALFKDKVHHFTMGHFFPTRPIDLDHTLYFFTSGRYEPRNKGFDLFIRANARLNELLKETDNPHTVVSFIVTRRDVRSIDPVVLQNRAVLDELEDVCEHIADDLRERLFRTAASEGRVSLDSMAEEYWMLRLKRTQAAFRTRGWPSVITHTLEGDPRDEVLSEIAVAGLRNDPEDRVKIVYHPQFISPTNPLWGMEYDQFVRGCHLGIFPSTYEPWGYTPLECLALGVPAITTDMSGFGDFVTERHAQPAGWAPWVLQRKHKTTAQAVEALARRMLEFCQLTQRERIRVRNSAEQRSWLFDWMEMGEAYAQAHDLALHRGPKPAEVGESGSSSLE; translated from the coding sequence GTGGCCCCGATCAGAGCGGAACATGAACCAGACCGACCCACGACGCTGCCCGGCGGCCGTGGTTCGCCGGGGGTGCTGCTGGTCGAGGTCGGCTACGAGGTGTGCAACCCCATCGGGGGCATCTACCAGGTGCTGCGGTCGAAGGCGGCCACCATGGTCGACCATTGGGATGATCGATACCTGATGGTCGGCCCGTACGTGCCCGAGCAGGCGGCCCTGGAGATGGAGCCGCGTCGGCCTACGGGGTGGCTGGCCCGGGCCGTGGCCGCCCTGGACGACATCGGCATCGCGTGCCATACCGGGCGCTGGCTGGTGCCGGGGCGGCCTCGCGTGGTGCTGCTGGACAACAAGCTGCCGGCCGAACGCATCAACAGCGAGAAGTTCTACCTCTGGCAGCACGACAAGGTGAGTTCGCCCAGCGGCGACGAGATGGTCGACGGGGTGATCGCCTTTGCCGACGTCACGCGCCACTTCATGCGGGCCGTGGACCACGCCTGGCGAGATCAGCGGCCCGCCCGCCGCCACCCGCGCCGCGTGATGGCCCACTTCCACGAGTGGATGGGCGGGCTTGCCATTCCGCTCATGAAGCGTGAAGAGCAGCCGATCTCGACGGTGTTCACCACGCACGCCACCCTGCTGGGCCGCTACCTGGCCAGCAGTGACGACCCACCCGAGACCGTTGTGGGGCTGGACCCGGCCGCCGAGGCCGACCGCTTCGGCATCCGCTCGCGGCACGACTACGAGCGGCTGGCTGCGCGCGATTGCGACGTAATGACGACCATCAGCCCGCTGACGGGCGTGGAGTGCGAGCACCTGCTGGGACGCAAGCCCGACGCCATCCTGCCCAACGGGCTGGACATCGGCCGCCTGAGCGTGGGCCACGAGTTCCAGACGCTGCACGCGCTGTTCAAGGACAAGGTCCACCACTTCACGATGGGGCACTTCTTCCCCACCCGGCCCATCGACCTGGACCACACGCTCTACTTCTTCACCAGCGGGCGCTACGAGCCTCGCAACAAGGGCTTCGACCTGTTCATCCGCGCCAACGCCCGGCTGAACGAACTGCTGAAGGAGACCGACAACCCCCACACGGTGGTATCGTTCATCGTCACTCGGCGCGACGTGCGGTCCATCGATCCGGTGGTGCTCCAGAACCGGGCCGTGCTGGACGAACTCGAGGACGTGTGCGAACACATCGCCGACGATCTGCGCGAGCGGCTCTTCCGGACGGCGGCCAGCGAGGGGCGGGTCTCGCTCGACTCGATGGCCGAGGAGTACTGGATGCTCCGGCTCAAGCGCACGCAGGCGGCCTTCCGCACGCGGGGCTGGCCCAGCGTCATCACCCACACGCTCGAGGGCGACCCCCGCGACGAGGTTCTCAGCGAGATCGCCGTCGCCGGCCTGCGCAACGACCCTGAAGACCGTGTCAAGATCGTCTACCACCCCCAGTTCATCAGCCCCACGAACCCCCTATGGGGCATGGAGTACGACCAGTTCGTGCGCGGCTGCCACCTGGGAATCTTTCCCAGCACGTACGAGCCCTGGGGTTACACGCCGCTGGAGTGCCTGGCCCTGGGTGTACCGGCCATCACCACCGACATGTCGGGCTTCGGCGACTTCGTCACCGAACGCCACGCACAGCCCGCCGGCTGGGCGCCGTGGGTGCTCCAGCGCAAGCACAAGACCACGGCCCAGGCGGTCGAGGCCCTGGCCCGCCGCATGCTCGAGTTCTGCCAGCTCACCCAGCGCGAGCGGATCCGCGTGCGGAACTCGGCCGAGCAGCGGTCGTGGCTGTTCGACTGGATGGAAATGGGCGAGGCATATGCCCAGGCCCACGATCTTGCGCTGCACCGAGGCCCCAAACCTGCCGAAGTTGGGGAGTCTGGCTCTTCATCGCTCGAGTGA
- a CDS encoding LEA type 2 family protein — protein sequence MTALRLVLLAWVFGAIAAGGCVTRPTANVEGVSIQNTTAEAAVLSFTIVANNTGETELPLRMVDYTLSIEGERVFRGRRSAEATLSRKDQQSVELPVPIAWDDLPVREVRYRLRGRLGYTLPGIFWRAMFDSGLYRPDASFEYEGTLDASALAPRG from the coding sequence ATGACGGCGCTTCGGCTGGTCTTGCTGGCCTGGGTGTTCGGAGCCATCGCAGCAGGCGGGTGCGTTACGCGCCCCACGGCCAACGTCGAGGGCGTCAGCATCCAGAACACGACCGCCGAGGCAGCGGTGCTCTCGTTCACCATCGTCGCGAACAACACGGGCGAGACCGAACTGCCCCTGCGGATGGTGGACTACACGCTGAGCATCGAGGGCGAGCGTGTGTTCCGTGGGCGACGCAGCGCCGAGGCGACGCTTAGCCGCAAGGACCAACAGTCGGTGGAACTTCCGGTGCCCATCGCGTGGGATGATCTGCCGGTGCGCGAGGTGCGGTATCGCTTGCGAGGCCGCCTCGGCTATACGCTACCGGGCATCTTCTGGCGCGCCATGTTCGACTCGGGGCTGTATCGCCCCGATGCGAGCTTCGAGTACGAGGGCACGCTCGATGCGTCGGCCCTGGCTCCCCGCGGCTGA
- a CDS encoding DUF2934 domain-containing protein codes for MIGSNSTALRQHAYSVFTASRRERESRAPESVRRLLIPDQPASGRIEPQRVVEAKRPLGGVAANESPGAVRASLLRAEPAKSRAASERARGPEPTHEEIRQRAYELFEARGGAPGDPVADWLQAERELRQERGHG; via the coding sequence GTGATCGGCTCGAACAGCACAGCGCTCCGCCAGCATGCCTATTCGGTGTTCACCGCATCGCGGCGCGAGCGTGAGAGCAGGGCGCCGGAATCTGTTCGCCGGCTCCTCATTCCTGACCAGCCGGCATCGGGCCGGATAGAGCCCCAGCGAGTCGTCGAGGCCAAGCGCCCGCTCGGCGGTGTCGCCGCCAACGAGAGCCCCGGGGCCGTCCGGGCATCGCTGCTGCGAGCCGAGCCGGCAAAGTCCCGTGCGGCTTCGGAGCGAGCCCGTGGTCCCGAGCCAACGCACGAAGAGATCCGCCAGCGGGCCTATGAGTTGTTCGAGGCGCGGGGCGGCGCTCCCGGCGACCCCGTCGCAGACTGGCTCCAAGCCGAGAGAGAGCTTCGCCAGGAGCGAGGTCACGGCTGA
- the glgP gene encoding alpha-glucan family phosphorylase, translated as MPARQNQHLGIDPRVAYFTMEIAINDKIPTYSGGLGVLAGDTVRSACNLKVPMVAVSLLHRGGYFKQTLEANGTQHDEPISWRPEKFMTRLPNEISVKLDGRTVRVGAWKTAIRDKYHGFETPVIFLDTDLPQNRKDHRGITNRLYGGDDELRLRQEAILGIGGVRMLNILGGDGIKIYHMNEGHASLLVPELIRHTSRFSHRKPTDPSVLAEVQEKCVFTTHTPVPAGHDRFPMEMVHSILDPEIVELLHPEPEGAMHEAPMEANPNATTEPPEPVAQAVASHDGPVPAYALPAGVPMVERASRRYGGGTAVAEPPPPPKGTLNMTLTGFWGSGRINAVARRHAEVSRKMFGRDDIQSVTNGIHARTWVCGDMAKLFDKHMPGWRDDNSELRFAIDLDRKALLKAHLRAKVALIDRVNELTHADFDLDTFTIGFGRRATAYKRLTLLLRNPKKFDEIAEKHDGIQVVLAGKAHPKDEPGQAMIVDTLRKAKRLKHARVVYLPNYNMALCGLMTAGSDIWLNTPRPPLEASGTSGMKAAINGVPNLSTLDGWWLEGCIEGLTGWAIGKDDFGPNRKRKAPTTNTQDRNHAQDIYDKLDQVILPTYENRTKWADIMAHSIAINGSHFTTQRMVREYVSGLYFV; from the coding sequence ATGCCCGCACGCCAAAACCAGCATCTCGGCATCGATCCCCGCGTGGCCTACTTCACGATGGAGATCGCCATCAACGACAAGATCCCGACCTACTCCGGTGGGCTGGGCGTCCTGGCCGGCGACACCGTGCGGTCGGCGTGCAACCTGAAGGTGCCGATGGTGGCCGTGTCGCTGCTGCATCGCGGCGGGTACTTCAAGCAGACGCTCGAAGCCAACGGCACGCAGCACGACGAGCCCATCTCGTGGCGACCCGAGAAGTTCATGACCCGGCTGCCCAACGAGATCAGCGTGAAGCTCGATGGCCGCACCGTGCGCGTGGGCGCGTGGAAGACCGCCATCCGCGACAAGTACCATGGCTTCGAGACGCCGGTCATCTTCCTGGATACCGATCTGCCCCAGAACCGCAAGGACCATCGCGGCATCACCAACCGCCTCTACGGCGGGGACGACGAGCTGCGCCTGCGGCAGGAAGCGATCCTGGGCATCGGCGGCGTGCGCATGCTCAACATCCTGGGCGGCGACGGCATCAAGATCTACCACATGAACGAGGGCCACGCCAGCCTGCTGGTGCCCGAGTTGATCCGACATACGTCACGCTTCAGCCATCGCAAGCCAACGGACCCGTCCGTGCTGGCCGAGGTTCAGGAAAAGTGCGTGTTCACGACGCACACTCCGGTGCCGGCAGGCCACGACCGCTTCCCCATGGAGATGGTGCACAGCATCCTCGACCCCGAGATCGTCGAGTTACTGCATCCCGAACCCGAGGGAGCGATGCACGAGGCGCCGATGGAAGCCAATCCGAACGCCACAACCGAGCCGCCCGAGCCCGTGGCCCAGGCGGTCGCCAGCCACGATGGCCCGGTTCCCGCGTATGCCCTGCCCGCGGGCGTACCGATGGTCGAGCGTGCGAGCCGTCGCTACGGCGGCGGTACCGCCGTGGCCGAGCCCCCGCCCCCGCCCAAGGGCACGCTGAACATGACGCTCACGGGCTTCTGGGGCAGCGGACGCATCAACGCCGTCGCCCGCCGCCACGCCGAGGTCTCGCGCAAGATGTTCGGCCGCGACGATATCCAATCGGTCACCAATGGCATCCATGCCCGCACCTGGGTGTGCGGCGACATGGCGAAGCTGTTTGACAAGCACATGCCCGGCTGGCGCGACGACAACAGCGAGCTTCGCTTTGCCATCGACCTGGATCGCAAGGCCTTGCTCAAGGCACACCTGCGCGCCAAGGTCGCGCTGATCGATCGCGTGAACGAGCTGACGCACGCCGACTTCGACCTGGACACCTTCACCATCGGCTTTGGTCGCCGCGCCACGGCGTACAAGCGGCTGACGCTGCTGCTGCGCAACCCTAAGAAGTTCGACGAAATCGCCGAGAAGCACGACGGCATCCAGGTCGTCCTGGCCGGCAAGGCCCACCCCAAGGACGAGCCGGGCCAGGCCATGATCGTCGACACGCTGCGCAAGGCCAAGCGGCTCAAGCATGCCCGCGTGGTGTACCTGCCCAACTACAACATGGCGCTGTGCGGGCTCATGACCGCTGGCAGCGACATCTGGCTCAACACCCCGCGCCCACCCCTGGAGGCCAGCGGCACCAGCGGCATGAAGGCCGCCATCAACGGCGTGCCCAACCTCAGCACGCTGGACGGCTGGTGGCTGGAGGGCTGCATCGAGGGCCTCACCGGCTGGGCCATCGGCAAGGACGACTTCGGACCCAACCGCAAGCGCAAGGCTCCCACCACCAACACCCAGGACCGCAACCACGCCCAGGACATCTACGACAAGCTCGATCAGGTCATCCTGCCGACCTACGAAAACCGCACGAAGTGGGCCGACATCATGGCGCACTCCATCGCCATCAACGGCTCGCATTTCACCACACAGCGGATGGTGCGCGAATACGTCTCGGGCCTGTACTTCGTGTAG